A DNA window from Coffea arabica cultivar ET-39 chromosome 6c, Coffea Arabica ET-39 HiFi, whole genome shotgun sequence contains the following coding sequences:
- the LOC113693851 gene encoding serine acetyltransferase 5-like: protein MPGEELRSGSSPTQTQQMLSPIDLANDGGEAWVWIQIKAEARRDAETEPALASYLYSTILSHPSLERSLSFHLGNKLCSSTLLSTLLYDLFLNSFSRDPNLRSATVADLIAARYRDPACVSFSHCLLNYKGFLACQAHRVAHKLWTESRRPLALALQSRISDVFAVDIHPAAEIGKGILFDHATGVVVGETAVIGNNVSILHHVTLGGTGKAGGDRHPKIGDGVLIGAGATILGNVKIGKGAKIGAGSVVLIDVPPKTTVVGNPARLVGGKDQPRRHDEVPGESMDHTSFISEWSDYVI from the exons ATGCCCGGGGAAGAACTACGTTCCGGTTCTTCACCAACACAAACCCAGCAGATGCTGTCGCCCATAGACTTAGCAAACGACGGCGGCGAAGCCTGGGTGTGGATCCAGATCAAAGCCGAGGCTCGGCGCGATGCTGAAACCGAACCGGCTTTGGCCAGCTACTTGTACTCCACAATTCTTTCTCACCCGTCTTTAGAACGTTCTTTATCCTTCCACTTGGGAAATAAGCTCTGTTCTTCCACTCTTCTCTCCACCCTCCTCTATGaccttttccttaattccttctCCAGAGACCCTAATCTCCGGTCAGCCACCGTCGCTGACCTCATCGCTGCCCGCTACAGGGACCCTGCTTGCGTCTCCTTCTCTCATTGCCTCCTTAACTATAAAGGGTTCCTCGCTTGCcag GCCCACCGAGTAGCTCACAAGCTCTGGACTGAATCTCGAAGGCCACTTGCTCTGGCTCTCCAGTCCCGAATTTCTGATGTCTTTGCTGTTGACATTCACCCGGCAGCTGAAATTGGCAAAGGCATCCTTTTTGACCATGCAACCGGCGTGGTAGTTGGTGAGACAGCAGTGATTGGGAACAATGTGTCGATTCTTCACCATGTAACCCTAGGGGGCACCGGCAAGGCCGGTGGCGATCGCCATCCGAAGATTGGAGATGGAGTTCTCATTGGTGCTGGAGCAACAATATTAGGCAATGTGAAGATTGGAAAGGGAGCCAAAATTGGTGCTGGGTCTGTAGTCTTGATAGACGTGCCACCGAAGACGACGGTGGTTGGGAACCCAGCAAGGCTGGTGGGAGGGAAGGATCAGCCAAGAAGGCATGATGAAGTGCCTGGGGAGTCCATGGATCATACTTCATTTATTTCTGAATGGTCTGATTATGTCATTTGA
- the LOC113693847 gene encoding protein EFFECTOR OF TRANSCRIPTION 2 — protein MESGERAPPSITLSVEAMEKSVTALATISSSSRLKREDCRRTKHDSAFSPWKVLIGPSDWEDHSNGKEGAERYRTQNLPNCTSCTGVYELGTAVWRSKSRRDAGKLDPDFIIPVYLGKSDNVRNRLQQYGREGAHLENGSSNTKLNGCNGSLAQTGSGLFKDIFSEGFSIVYRWAPMKSARDADKTESDLLGKFDYAWNKGSNGPRRHNDILKMLDRISKTSPFMAKLQVLSQKKKGIKIKAYKPPFVENGLDFYTSLETNGLLPQIFKFGRSQPRLIVRSVINENYISICGVALGHGVVCKRAPAEGNKRCSEHKGMKVNGFTSKLLKDGKSTLVANEYPIDKTFTPPCGVILDDGSCCTSKPVQGNKRCLEHKGRKINNFPQLVNDKKANYVYGPVLDYNTSLSKAGHTDSSSTICGVDLDDGTFCTRQPPAGRKRCEEHKGKRIKETICISHRDEIPSSFIPSGPKIGMQESQNHSLIPSVFCDKTPPACGAATHDGSFCSRKPTEGNKRCWQHKGMRVDASPASGSCNNSRQSSTSLQYASDDFTSTCGAALQNGSHCSRKPTNGNKRCSQHEGRRADLSPGSSNDFRYYANSFSYASHGSAYETFSSTCGAPTLSGSYCRRSTAGGRCWQHEGYANSYSYASYGSAYGNFSSTCGAPTRSGSYCRRSTAGGSCWQHGG, from the exons ATGGAGAGTGGAGAGCGAGCTCCTCCATCTATCACTCTATCAGTGGAAGCTATGGAGAAATCTGTGACCGCCCTCGCTACaatcagcagcagcagcaggctAAAGAGAGAAGATTGCAGGCGTACCAAGCATGACTCTGCTTTCTCACCGTGGAAG GTTCTAATTGGACCCTCTGATTGGGAAGACCATTCAAATGGGAAGGAAGGGGCTGAAAGATACAGGACGCAGAACCTCCCAAATTGCACTTCCTGTACTGGAGTTTATGAGCTTGGCACAGCTGTATGGCGTAGTAAATCTCGGCGAGATGCTGGCAAACTTGATCCGGACTTTATAATTCCTGTTTACCTTGGAAAATCTGACAACGTTAGGAATAGACTACAGCAGTATGGGCGCGAAGGGGCTCATTTGGAGAATGGCAGCTCCAACACTAAGTTGAATGGTTGCAACGGAAGTTTGGCTCAAACGGGATCTGGATTGTTCAAGGACATATTTTCTGAAGGGTTCTCCATTGTCTACAGATGGGCTCct ATGAAGAGTGCAAGGGATGccgataaaactgaatctgatcTGCTTGGCAAGTTTGATTACGCATGGAATAAGGGAAGTAATGGTCCTCGCCGACACAATGATATACTCAAAATGCTTGATCGCATCTCTAAAACTTCTCCCTTTATGGCAAAGCTACAGGTTTTATCTCAAAAGAAGAAGGGAATAAAAATCAAAGCTTACAAACCACCTTTTGTGGAGAATGGATTGGACTTTTACACTAGCTTGGAAACTAATGGTCTCCTccctcaaattttcaaatttggacGATCACAGCCAAGATTGATTGTCAGATCTGTTATCAACGAAAATTACATTAGCATCTGTGGTGTCGCTTTAGGTCATGGAGTCGTCTGTAAAAGGGCACCAGCTGAAGGGAACAAAAGGTGTTCAGAGCATAAAGGCATGAAAGTAAATGGTTTCACATCTAAGTTACTTAAAGATGGAAAATCAACTTTGGTTGCAAATGAGTATCCTATAGACAAGACATTCACCCCACCTTGTGGAGTCATTTTGGATGATGGCTCTTGCTGTACAAGCAAACCAGTCCAAGGAAACAAGAGATGCCTGGAGCATAAGGGAAGGAAAATCAATAATTTCCCTCAGCTAGTAAATGATAAGAAAGCAAATTATGTGTATGGTCCAGTTCTGGACTATAATACATCCCTCAGTAAAGCTGGCCACACTGATTCTAGCTCAACTATATGTGGAGTGGACCTAGACGATGGGACTTTTTGCACCAGGCAACCTCCGGCGGGTAGAAAGAGGTGCGAGGAGCACAAGGGCAAGAGGATCAAAGAGACCATTTGTATTTCCCATAGAGATGAAATCCCCAGCTCGTTTATACCTTCAGGTCCCAAAATTGGGATGCAGGAGAGCCAGAATCATTCACTTATTCCTTCAGTTTTTTGTGATAAAACTCCTCCAGCATGTGGGGCAGCAACACATGATGGTTCATTCTGCAGTAGAAAACCTACAGAAGGAAATAAAAGATGCTGGCAGCATAAAGGCATGAGAGTTGATGCAAGTCCAGCAAGTGGCTCTTGTAATAACTCAAGGCAAAGTAGTACTTCTCTTCAGTATGCCTCTGACGACTTTACATCAACTTGTGGGGCAGCATTACAGAATGGTTCACATTGTAGCAGGAAACCTACTAACGGGAATAAAAGATGTTCGCAGCACGAAGGCAGGAGGGCTGATTTAAGTCCCGGAAGTAGTAATGACTTCAGATATTATGCTAACTCTTTCAGTTATGCATCTCATGGTTCCGCATATGAAACCTTTTCATCAACTTGTGGTGCACCGACGCTCAGTGGTTCTTATTGCAGAAGGTCAACAGCTGGCGGTAGATGTTGGCAGCACGAAGGTTATGCTAACTCTTACAGTTATGCCTCTTATGGTTCTGCATATGGAAATTTTTCATCAACTTGTGGTGCACCCACGCGCAGTGGTTCTTACTGCAGAAGGTCAACAGCTGGTGGTAGCTGTTGGCAGCACGGAGGCTAG